Part of the Phycisphaeraceae bacterium genome, CGGGCGGACGAGCGCCCCGTATTTCACGTTCCGCGCCAGGCCCAGCACGTGGCGCGATAGCGCCGGGTCCTTGGCCGCCAGCAGGCGTCTAGCGGCTTGCACCATCGTCTCGAGCATGAGCACGCCGGGGAGCACGGGGAACCCCGGGAAGTGGTCGAGGAGGTATTCCTCGGCGTTGGAGACCGTCTTGTGGACGACGATGCGCCCCTCGGTCTGCTCGGCGACGTGATCGATCATGTCGAAGTGCATGGCGGCCACAATGTAGGCGGGCCGGGGCCTCCGTGCCCCCGTGCCCCCGTGCCCCCGTGCCCCCGTGCCCCCGTGCTCTCGCGCCGGCGTCCCGGCCGGCCAGCGGCGACTATCCTCACCACCTATGGCGAAGGGCGAGAAATCGGGCAAGTCGAAGAAGTCGGGCGGGGCCTCTGCGAAGCGCGACGACGCGCCGGTCGCCAAGGGCCTGACCTACGCGCAGGCGGGCGTGGACATCGAGGAGGGCGACCGCTTCGCCGAGATGATCCAGGGGGAGATGCGCCGCACGCACGGCCCGCGCGTGCTCCAGAACCCCGGCGGATTCGCCGGCCTGCTGCGACTCGATTACAACGAGAAGCTCTTCAAACGCAACTACAAGGACCCGGTGCTCGTCGCGTGCACCGACGGCGTGGGCACCAAGATCAAGCTCGCGACCGAGCTCAAGAAGTTCGACACGATCGGCATCGACCTGGTCGCGATGAACGTCAACGACCTGGTGGTGCAAGGCGCCGAGCCCCTGCTGTTCCTGGACTACATCGCGACCGGGAAGGTCGTGCCCGAGCAGCTGGCGGACATCGTGAAGGGCATCGCCGACGGGTGTCGCCAGTGCGGCGCGGCGCTGCTGGGGGGAGAGACCGCCGAGATGCCCGACGTCTACGCGCCGGGCGAGATCGATCTGGCCGGCTTCGCGGTGGGCGTGGTCGAGCTGAAGCGCGCCACCGACAGCGAGCGGGTCGAGCCGGGCGACATCGTGATCGGCCTCGCGTCCGACGGCGTGCACAGCAACGGGTACTCGCTCGTGCGC contains:
- the purM gene encoding phosphoribosylformylglycinamidine cyclo-ligase yields the protein MAKGEKSGKSKKSGGASAKRDDAPVAKGLTYAQAGVDIEEGDRFAEMIQGEMRRTHGPRVLQNPGGFAGLLRLDYNEKLFKRNYKDPVLVACTDGVGTKIKLATELKKFDTIGIDLVAMNVNDLVVQGAEPLLFLDYIATGKVVPEQLADIVKGIADGCRQCGAALLGGETAEMPDVYAPGEIDLAGFAVGVVELKRATDSERVEPGDIVIGLASDGVHSNGYSLVRSVVKHAGLDLAKVYPDLDGSRTLGEVLLTPTRIYAGNIVQLLRQYKVKKVVSGMAHITGSGLAMNLERALHEKVDAVLDESAWDVPPVFEFLQRHGKIADEEMRRVFNMGIGYCLIVRPTFAEGVVEKLTKLGERATVIGKVVKGKGAVRLTPRA